The segment CATGTGCGGTATTGTTGGTATCACCGGTTTTATGCCAGTAAACCAGTCGATCTATGACGCGTTAACGGTGCTACAGCACCGCGGGCAGGATGCCGCCGGCATTTGTACCATCGATGCGCTGAACTGCTTTCGTCTGCGCAAAGCCAACGGGCTGGTGAGCGATGTCTTCGAAGCACGCCACATGCAGCGTTTGCAGGGCAACATCGGGATTGGTCATGTACGCTACCCGACAGCAGGCAGCTCCAGCGCCTCTGAAGCGCAGCCTTTCTATGTGAACTCCCCTTATGGCATTACACTGGCGCACAACGGCAACCTGACTAACGCACACGAGCTGCGTAAACAGCTGTTCGAAGTGGGTCGCCGTCACGTCAACACCACCTCAGATTCCGAAATCCTGCTGAACATTTTTGCGCAGGAGCTGGACCGTTTTCAGCATTACCCGCTGGAAGCTGACAACATTTTTGCCGCAGTGGCTGCGGTGCACCAGCAGGTGCGCGGGGCTTACGCGGTGGTTTCGATGATTATCGGTCACGGTATGGTGGCCTTCCGCGACCCGAACGGTATCCGTCCGTTGGTACTGGGTAAACGCGTGATTGCTGATGGTCGCACCGAGTATATGGTCGCGTCCGAGAGCGTCGCGCTGGATACGCTGGGCTTTGAATTTATTCGTGACGTAGCGCCGGGCGAAGCGGTGTACATCACCGAGCAGGGCCAACTCTCGACCCGCCAGTGTGCTGAGAACCCGAAAAGTAATCCGTGTCTGTTCGAGTACGTTTACTTTGCGCGTCCGGATTCCTTCCTTGATAAGATCTCGGTCTACAGCGCGCGCGTCCGTATGGGCACCAAGCTGGGTGAGAAAATTGCTCGTGAATGGGAAGATCTCGACATCGACGTGGTGATTCCGATTCCGGAAACCTCAACCGATGTGGCGTTGGAAATCGCCCGTATTCTCGACAAACCGTATCGCCAGGGTTTTGTGAAAAACCGTTACGTGGGCCGTACCTTTATTATGCCGGGTCAGCATCTGCGCCGTAGCGCGGTGCGTCGTAAGCTGAACGCCAACCGTGCCGAGTTCCGTGACAAAAACGTGTTGCTGGTGGATGACTCCATCGTGCGCGGTACCACCTCTGAGCAGATTATCGAGATGGCGCGTGAAGCGGGTGCCAAGCGTGTCTATCTGGCTTCAGCCGCACCGGAAATTCGTTTCCCGAATGTCTACGGTATCGACATGCCGAGCGCAACTGAGCTTATCGCTCACGGTCGTGAAGTGGAAGAGATTCGCCAGCTGATCAAAGCTGACGCGCTGATTTTCCAGGATTTGGACGATTTGATTGAAGCGGTTCGCGAAGAGAACCCGGATATCGCACAGTTCGAGTGTTCGGTGTTTAACGGTGTTTATGTCACCAAAGACGTTGACCAACGTTATCTGGACTACCTCCAGTCACTGCGTAACGACGATGCGAAAGCCATTGCACGTCAGACTGAGGTTGAAGGTCTGGAACTGCATAACGAAGGTTAAGTTTTATTGCCCGTTTTTAATTGATGATTAAAAACGGGCATACTCTGCAAATAATTTCACTGCTAACTTTTCTCACCTCTCTCCTGCGCGTTTAATTGCCACCTGTCCGACTATTTATTCTTAATTGCAGTAGTAAAAAACTGATAAGCCTTGATTGGGGAATGACTAATTCCTGATTATTCTTTTTTTCTTGCCCTGATTTTTAGTGATGGGTTTAATTAAAAAGCATACATTAATTTAAACATATCATTTCCATATTGTTAATAACTCAGAAGGGAACAGGTTTTATTTTCAGTTTCTTATCAGGATTGTTATGCCTTGTATTCCTAATTATCAATGGCATAAATGGTTAATGGCTGATTTTTGAGATTTTACTTGTCGATGTGCTTATGAGTGAGAAAAATAGCCTGTTCGCGGCGATTTTTCTCATCCATAATTATTCCGCGTAATCTCATTAACGATTTTTTCTCACTGCATTGAAAATTTGCTGCGGTAAAGCTCGAAATAAAACAGCGATTTTTATTCCGGGCGATATTTTTCAGGCGTTTTTCAATCACTGGGTAAATCTTAATGCAATTTAAAAAATTTAAGCTCTCGGCTATTTATACTGCAATTTTTATGCAGCTATCAGTTTCGACATTGGGTATGCCCATTGTTGCTCAAGCGAGTACGCAGCAGGACATGAAGGTGCAGTCCACGGTGCTGAAAGCGGGCGAGAGTGTTGCAGACGTAGCAAAACGCAATAAGGTATCTGTCGATCATCTGTGGGAAATCAACTCGTTTGCGTTCAGCGATAAAGCCACTTTCCTGGCGGCTTCTGCCGGTCAGGCTATCTGGATACCGGCTGGCAAAGCAGCAGCCTTACCGCTGGAAAGAGCGACCCAGCAGGATACAAAAGCGAATAAATCAGCACAGCAGGCTGATGTTAAAGTAAATGACAAAACCACCGATGCACGTCAATTCGGTCAGAACCAGCTCAACTCGATGGCGGGCCAGCAAGCGGAGTCCTGGCTGAACGGTTTTGGTGGGTCATCGCGGGTTTCCATCTCCTCTGATAAGAACTTCTCTAACTACAACTATGCCGGTGATGTGCTGGTACCGTTGTGGGACAGCCGTGATTTTATGATCTTCAGCCAGTTGGGCGCGCGTCATGCTGACGAACGTACCACCGGCAATATTGGCTTCGGTTCACGTTATTTTGTTGATGGCTGGATGCTG is part of the Pantoea phytobeneficialis genome and harbors:
- the purF gene encoding amidophosphoribosyltransferase, which encodes MCGIVGITGFMPVNQSIYDALTVLQHRGQDAAGICTIDALNCFRLRKANGLVSDVFEARHMQRLQGNIGIGHVRYPTAGSSSASEAQPFYVNSPYGITLAHNGNLTNAHELRKQLFEVGRRHVNTTSDSEILLNIFAQELDRFQHYPLEADNIFAAVAAVHQQVRGAYAVVSMIIGHGMVAFRDPNGIRPLVLGKRVIADGRTEYMVASESVALDTLGFEFIRDVAPGEAVYITEQGQLSTRQCAENPKSNPCLFEYVYFARPDSFLDKISVYSARVRMGTKLGEKIAREWEDLDIDVVIPIPETSTDVALEIARILDKPYRQGFVKNRYVGRTFIMPGQHLRRSAVRRKLNANRAEFRDKNVLLVDDSIVRGTTSEQIIEMAREAGAKRVYLASAAPEIRFPNVYGIDMPSATELIAHGREVEEIRQLIKADALIFQDLDDLIEAVREENPDIAQFECSVFNGVYVTKDVDQRYLDYLQSLRNDDAKAIARQTEVEGLELHNEG